CTTTTGGATGCATGCTTATAGATTCAAGGTACTGTTGCAGCATgaaaaccattccaaattgCTGATGATGGCACTCATGCTTTCTTTTTAAAGGCTTCATTTAGAGTTTGAGAATTTTGTTTAGTTCACTACATCAGGCCCTCAAAAGTCTCCAGTGCGGGCATGCCAAGGACTAGTTATGCACTTCACAATTCTTAGAATCATATCCAGCAGATCTTCTCCTGCAACCCAAAGTATGCTTAGAGCATATTATCAATATACACGTCGTGGAATGCCATTTACCTAAATGAAGAGGAAGGCTGCAAATTAACAACCTCAGGCAACTGCTTAAGCTGATGTacacatatttaaaaaaaagtagaggGATAGTTGAACTTTTAATCTTTAAAACATTGTTCAGAAAAGATGAAACTGAAAGGATGTAAAGTCCCATTAATTAGGCAGAGTCAACGCACTGGCTttcatattgatatttaaGCACTTAAAAGATACCAAGAAAACAGAAATCATATGTTATAAATACGGAGAAGAGAACTGTCATAATGATTCCTCCACCAGGAAAAATGTAATCACCTGCTTGACCCAGTATGAATGGTAAGCTGGATTTTCCTTGTCTCCAAACCTTCAAACTGAAAGTGCTAAGTGCCAATAAAGCACCTCCAAAAAGCACACCAGTGCTCAAAGTAACAGGGTTTCTTGAGAGAATAAAGCCAAGAAGTCCCCCACTTAGGACAAGCCCGCCTATGGTAAATAAAGAACTTCTTAGTTCAACAAGTTTACATGAGTGTACtatgaacaattttaaatatcaaaataacttGCATGTAATCGTCATTGAGTGAGAGTGCACATAACTAATGTTTCTGACAGAACAAAAGACACGTTAAAAAGCAACTTACTGTTCAATTTCAAGTTTCAATAAAGACAACGAAACTAACAGTTATCCAGCACAATTACAAATTATGTTGCATTACATCCTGCATACTTCTTCTGGTGTTTCACACTGCACAGAGTAGTACTTGTACTAATGCTGCCAGATCCAGAGACAAACACCCACCACTAGATTATCTGAAGTTGAGTCCCATCAGAGTTCAATTCCAAAACTTTGATAAATCGATGACTCTACTTAATTAAACTCCACCATCAGgagaattttgttttgttttaagaTTGGAAGACTtccctttttatttctctGTTGTTTATTTGGGGCATTGGTGCAGGGTGGGGGCGGGTTTGAGGGAATTGAGTTTGGAGGTGATTGAGGTTCAAAACAATTTGATGATCAAGAATTCACAGTTCTGGATGGTGATCTTTCCTCCTTTTATGTTCCCCAACCAGACAAAGCAATAAGAACTAATCATTCGACCACTATTCTTGCCAGAATCTGGTTCCATAACTAATGCCCTTTCAAAACAATTTGATGATCAAGAGTTCACAGTTCCGGATGGTGATCTTTCCTTCTTTTATGTTCCGAACCAGACAAACAGTAAGAACTAATCATTCGACCACTATTCTTGCCAGAATCTGGTTCCATAACTAATGCCCTTTCATTAGGGTTGTTGTGCAACATAAAAGGGAACATACAAGGGAGTGCAATTTTCTACGATTTGGCAATTCTTTTCAACTCCTAAAACTTCTAGTTTTCCACAGAAACGAAGCTGTTTGACTCTTGACAAACAATTGACATAGTGAAGCAATCACAAACCAGCAACAGAatttaaaacatcttaaaaGAGAAAGTCCAGATCAGAAATGCAAAAGGGCCCAGGATATCTAAACAAAGTGCAGAAagaatttcattattattcaGAAAAGGGAAATTCTAGGTCAGCAGATACTTACCAAAGGGGATCCCAAAACAAAAATCGTGAATCTTTGCTCCCCTTTTTGGTTGGCTATTGACTTGTTCCTGTATGCGCCCATTCGATTCTCCAATAACAAAACCTTCTGTAAGGGGATCTGCCTTTGTAGAGCTCCCATGTGATTTTGATGAATCTTCTACGTAACTTGGCGTGGTCTTATCAGCCAAGTTGGATACTTCACTACCACGTCCATCACTGCTCATAACATTTGAAACCTGAAGACAAAGTCAAGATGCATAACTTTCAAATGATAAACAAATAGCAGAAACTGTATCAGCTTGATAGCTGCTACCAGATTCTAGGTTATGAACATGAAATAACAGCACAAACTGCTAAACTGAAAAGCTCAATAGTAGACTCTCAAGCCTCGCTGGCTGGAAATGAGTATGCTCATATTAAGTTTAAGCCAAGCAAGAATAACTACCTGTTCCACTTGCCCAGCTTGTATACACAAAGCACCACACTGTGctatttcacaaaataatttttgaatttgtacaTCAAACTTCCTTTCTTCACCACTCTTTGAGTTTTGATTTCACTATTATGGCATTCTACGAGTGActgaaaatgcattttaaGATACAAAGTAAAGCACATTTATTACATTGTAACATCTAATCTAAATCCGTCCATTCACAAGTCcaacaaattttcttatttttatttatgagaACTGAATAGCAAGTGGCATTAAGCCGCAAAACATtactttcaaataaataaagaaaaagccAACATTCACACTCATGCACATTGCAACTAACGTCTCGATTCTGATCCTGCGGAACTAAAGCAGAGAAAAAGACAAACAGATGAAAAATTTCCAATCCATTCCATAGTATTTTCTTGGACCGAAATTcagcaaaacaaaaatataaaagaaacaaacaaacaaaaattgatttctCAATACATCATCTCAACCAACACCAGAGATGCAAAACCCTGGCACGTAAGCCCATAgcaatatgaaaaattcaGCATTCCACCCGGAAATACATTCAGAATAAGAACTgggaaattaataaaaacaaaaacacccgTACCCTTCCGCGGCCAAAACTGGCGGTGCGGGAATATGATCCGCAGTTGAGCTGCAGTCGGCGGTTGTAAATTACGGAAGAGAAACATGAGAGTTGAGCAATCGCCGATGACATCGTTAGAATTCTCTCTTTATTTGCTGCAGTTCTTGGGATTTAAAGTGCAAGAAGAATCAGATGAATGAGAGTTTGTGAATGAAGTTGACAGAAAACTGGTCAACGGAAAAGCTAAACCCTTGACTTTTGTTGCCTACtccttttgcaattttttggtaaattattttttttatcctttaatttaattctaatacttttaaaacataccatctatataaatagttctgtaaaattaaaatataataaaattaagtctgatttaaaattttttatattattttgaatct
This region of Sesamum indicum cultivar Zhongzhi No. 13 linkage group LG4, S_indicum_v1.0, whole genome shotgun sequence genomic DNA includes:
- the LOC105159858 gene encoding protein FATTY ACID EXPORT 1, chloroplastic isoform X2; the protein is MSSAIAQLSCFSSVIYNRRLQLNCGSYSRTASFGRGRVSNVMSSDGRGSEVSNLADKTTPSYVEDSSKSHGSSTKADPLTEGFVIGESNGRIQEQVNSQPKRGAKIHDFCFGIPFGGLVLSGGLLGFILSRNPVTLSTGVLFGGALLALSTFSLKVWRQGKSSLPFILGQAVFDSSLFNRLMSMFLGLVHTLYGPSVEECSGLFTV
- the LOC105159858 gene encoding protein FATTY ACID EXPORT 1, chloroplastic isoform X1, producing MSSAIAQLSCFSSVIYNRRLQLNCGSYSRTASFGRGRVSNVMSSDGRGSEVSNLADKTTPSYVEDSSKSHGSSTKADPLTEGFVIGESNGRIQEQVNSQPKRGAKIHDFCFGIPFGGLVLSGGLLGFILSRNPVTLSTGVLFGGALLALSTFSLKVWRQGKSSLPFILGQAVLSMALLWKNVQAYSLSKRLFPAVFNAVISAAMLCFYSYVVISGGNPPPKKLKSPASVESL